From Aedes albopictus strain Foshan chromosome 1, AalbF5, whole genome shotgun sequence, one genomic window encodes:
- the LOC134285312 gene encoding uncharacterized protein LOC134285312 isoform X2 — MDFCEPEVVSCTMKGHLDLVALHQNLSLPAAAQSLSLNFNDSRMQDDSLLGCSLSSIEVSQESTSDRQTCCCRHKSTDKRIQQLEHENTELRSLLEQLLTETKHQMEEMNRHQIEIECLREQRAMLLGGPLHKFPNGQRLKDCFGEELETIGEHEPLRMFIVNGRFRFEEMRKWKRYGEKDRKSSVRRYHM; from the exons ATGGATTTCTGTGAGCCGGAAGTAGTTTCCTGCACGATGAAAGGTCATCTGGATCTTGTAGCACTGCATCAGAATCTGTCGTTGCCAGCAGCAGCCCAATCGCTATCG CTGAATTTCAATGACAGTCGAATGCAAGACGACTCACTCCTGGGATGTTCCCTTTCATCCATCGAGGTCAGTCAGGAAAGCACAAGCGATCGGCAAACTTGTTGCTGCCGGCATAAATCCACTGATAAAAGGATCCAGCAACTGGAGCATGAGAATACCGAACTGCGATCGCTACTGGAGCAACTGCTGACGGAAACGAAACACCAAATGGAAGAGATGAATCGGCACCAGATAGAAATCGAATGCCTCCGAGAACAGCGAGCGATGTTGCTGGGAGGACCGCTGCACAAATTTCCCAACGGACAAAGACTCAAAGACTGTTTCGGTGAGGAGTTGGAAACGATTGG GGAACATGAACCGCTGAGAATGTTTATAGTAAACGGGAGATTCAGGTTCGAAGAAATGCGAAAGTGGAAGCGGTATGGCGAAAAGGATCGGAAGTCGTCCGTCCGAAGGTATCATATGTGA
- the LOC134285312 gene encoding uncharacterized protein LOC134285312 isoform X1 translates to MDFCEPEVVSCTMKGHLDLVALHQNLSLPAAAQSLSLNFNDSRMQDDSLLGCSLSSIEVSQESTSDRQTCCCRHKSTDKRIQQLEHENTELRSLLEQLLTETKHQMEEMNRHQIEIECLREQRAMLLGGPLHKFPNGQRLKDCFGEELETIGLEEHEPLRMFIVNGRFRFEEMRKWKRYGEKDRKSSVRRYHM, encoded by the exons ATGGATTTCTGTGAGCCGGAAGTAGTTTCCTGCACGATGAAAGGTCATCTGGATCTTGTAGCACTGCATCAGAATCTGTCGTTGCCAGCAGCAGCCCAATCGCTATCG CTGAATTTCAATGACAGTCGAATGCAAGACGACTCACTCCTGGGATGTTCCCTTTCATCCATCGAGGTCAGTCAGGAAAGCACAAGCGATCGGCAAACTTGTTGCTGCCGGCATAAATCCACTGATAAAAGGATCCAGCAACTGGAGCATGAGAATACCGAACTGCGATCGCTACTGGAGCAACTGCTGACGGAAACGAAACACCAAATGGAAGAGATGAATCGGCACCAGATAGAAATCGAATGCCTCCGAGAACAGCGAGCGATGTTGCTGGGAGGACCGCTGCACAAATTTCCCAACGGACAAAGACTCAAAGACTGTTTCGGTGAGGAGTTGGAAACGATTGGGTTAGA GGAACATGAACCGCTGAGAATGTTTATAGTAAACGGGAGATTCAGGTTCGAAGAAATGCGAAAGTGGAAGCGGTATGGCGAAAAGGATCGGAAGTCGTCCGTCCGAAGGTATCATATGTGA
- the LOC134285312 gene encoding uncharacterized protein LOC134285312 isoform X4, with the protein MDFCEPEVVSCTMKGHLDLVALHQNLSLPAAAQSLSLNFNDSRMQDDSLLGCSLSSIEVSQESTSDRQTCCCRHKSTDKRIQQLEHENTELRSLLEQLLTETKHQMEEMNRHQIEIECLREQRAMLLGGPLHKFPNGQRLKDCFGNMNR; encoded by the exons ATGGATTTCTGTGAGCCGGAAGTAGTTTCCTGCACGATGAAAGGTCATCTGGATCTTGTAGCACTGCATCAGAATCTGTCGTTGCCAGCAGCAGCCCAATCGCTATCG CTGAATTTCAATGACAGTCGAATGCAAGACGACTCACTCCTGGGATGTTCCCTTTCATCCATCGAGGTCAGTCAGGAAAGCACAAGCGATCGGCAAACTTGTTGCTGCCGGCATAAATCCACTGATAAAAGGATCCAGCAACTGGAGCATGAGAATACCGAACTGCGATCGCTACTGGAGCAACTGCTGACGGAAACGAAACACCAAATGGAAGAGATGAATCGGCACCAGATAGAAATCGAATGCCTCCGAGAACAGCGAGCGATGTTGCTGGGAGGACCGCTGCACAAATTTCCCAACGGACAAAGACTCAAAGACTGTTTCG GGAACATGAACCGCTGA
- the LOC134285312 gene encoding uncharacterized protein LOC134285312 isoform X3, giving the protein MDFCEPEVVSCTMKGHLDLVALHQNLSLPAAAQSLSLNFNDSRMQDDSLLGCSLSSIEVSQESTSDRQTCCCRHKSTDKRIQQLEHENTELRSLLEQLLTETKHQMEEMNRHQIEIECLREQRAMLLGGPLHKFPNGQRLKDCFGEELETIGLESGT; this is encoded by the exons ATGGATTTCTGTGAGCCGGAAGTAGTTTCCTGCACGATGAAAGGTCATCTGGATCTTGTAGCACTGCATCAGAATCTGTCGTTGCCAGCAGCAGCCCAATCGCTATCG CTGAATTTCAATGACAGTCGAATGCAAGACGACTCACTCCTGGGATGTTCCCTTTCATCCATCGAGGTCAGTCAGGAAAGCACAAGCGATCGGCAAACTTGTTGCTGCCGGCATAAATCCACTGATAAAAGGATCCAGCAACTGGAGCATGAGAATACCGAACTGCGATCGCTACTGGAGCAACTGCTGACGGAAACGAAACACCAAATGGAAGAGATGAATCGGCACCAGATAGAAATCGAATGCCTCCGAGAACAGCGAGCGATGTTGCTGGGAGGACCGCTGCACAAATTTCCCAACGGACAAAGACTCAAAGACTGTTTCGGTGAGGAGTTGGAAACGATTGGGTTAGAGTCG GGAACATGA